One genomic segment of bacterium includes these proteins:
- a CDS encoding T9SS type A sorting domain-containing protein produces MKTLVKFFYNYFFNLPAGKRKIYLPIIIILAMLHCITMDAQQNFMYHPDDVYWSYQFGYPGLFNRARVVAPYNSTTMVFAGNFELPNEQGEFESYLLAFWDGVGWRLEGPGHINDFNSEFILDMCVVGTDIYIGGNFTTLNTANIQYLARWDGSQWSAVGTGVNGAVYALETDGNFNLYAGGDLTMAGGITAYHIAKWDGNNWSALLGSGGGNGVNGRVRSIAIGNTGVYVGGDFTIAGGTIAYFAALYNTAATPDDWQDLDIIWTIGNVSTIDVVGEKIFIGGGFHSVNGWPGDYIVQKDGAGSWEAMGSGSDLAVQKLIATTNAEVFAIGDFRTDAGPAASLIAKWNGSAWEALGDEPFYQSGDTYDIAMHDPYVLYTTRFEFQNPNYLLGNGIYEWDGTSWSGLGNGMGDHYWTTTMFVSNLEWYDSKLFVAGNFSTAGDKRIQGLAQFDGDTWSDVGGGSQTPFFFVNDLLVNDNKLYAGGYFTSMGGSNANYIAAWDGNSWSALGTSPDNTVQTIHAIGTDIYASGNFFNAGGVPATFIARWDGVSWHPLANGGVLCNAMANIGNDLYAGGSFTLINGGTVSVNGLARWDGSNWFDVGGGVSVSSGSSAVYALAVRNNELIVGGNFTMAGSIPANNIAIWNGSQWSALGDGLNGQVRAILVNGDDIYAGGQFTIAGGDAAFSIAKWDGSDWQPLGKGIHQANNFIATATVYSLKATPEGLFVGGQFTHAGDKYSNMIALYTDFTTDIKEVENQVPLECRLEQNYPNPFNPSTTIQFSIPEQSFVKLEVFNTLGEKISTLVSEELNAGNYTYEWNAEKLSSGIYYYKLSANEFSKANKMILLK; encoded by the coding sequence ATGAAAACTTTGGTAAAGTTTTTTTATAATTATTTTTTCAACCTACCTGCCGGTAAAAGAAAAATCTATCTGCCAATCATTATCATTCTGGCAATGCTACATTGCATTACCATGGATGCACAACAAAATTTTATGTATCATCCTGATGATGTTTACTGGAGCTATCAGTTTGGATATCCAGGCCTGTTTAACAGAGCAAGAGTTGTTGCTCCTTATAATTCCACAACCATGGTATTTGCTGGAAATTTTGAGCTGCCAAATGAACAAGGCGAATTTGAATCTTATCTGCTTGCATTTTGGGACGGTGTTGGCTGGCGTCTCGAAGGTCCCGGTCATATAAATGATTTTAATTCTGAATTCATTTTAGATATGTGTGTGGTCGGGACTGATATTTATATTGGAGGCAACTTTACTACACTTAACACTGCTAATATTCAATATCTTGCCAGATGGGACGGTTCACAATGGAGTGCAGTAGGCACAGGTGTTAATGGTGCTGTCTATGCTTTGGAAACCGACGGAAATTTTAATTTATATGCCGGAGGTGATTTAACAATGGCCGGAGGCATTACAGCGTATCATATTGCTAAATGGGATGGAAACAACTGGTCTGCACTGTTAGGATCAGGAGGAGGAAATGGTGTTAATGGCAGAGTTCGATCAATTGCAATTGGAAATACGGGAGTTTATGTCGGTGGAGATTTTACAATTGCCGGCGGAACGATTGCTTACTTTGCGGCTCTTTATAATACCGCTGCAACTCCAGATGATTGGCAGGATCTTGATATTATCTGGACAATTGGGAATGTAAGCACAATCGATGTGGTGGGTGAAAAAATTTTTATAGGAGGTGGGTTTCACTCAGTTAATGGTTGGCCCGGAGATTATATTGTTCAGAAGGATGGCGCTGGTAGCTGGGAAGCTATGGGCAGCGGTTCTGATCTGGCAGTTCAGAAGCTTATTGCAACTACTAATGCTGAAGTTTTTGCAATAGGAGATTTTAGAACCGACGCCGGACCAGCCGCCAGCCTTATTGCCAAATGGAATGGTTCTGCCTGGGAAGCTTTAGGTGACGAGCCATTTTATCAATCAGGGGATACTTATGATATTGCCATGCACGACCCGTATGTTCTTTATACTACAAGGTTTGAATTTCAAAATCCAAATTACCTCCTCGGTAATGGAATTTATGAATGGGATGGAACATCATGGTCGGGACTAGGAAATGGAATGGGCGATCACTACTGGACAACAACTATGTTTGTAAGTAACCTTGAATGGTATGATTCGAAACTTTTTGTTGCAGGGAATTTTTCTACGGCCGGGGATAAAAGAATACAGGGATTGGCACAATTCGATGGGGATACCTGGTCAGATGTTGGAGGAGGATCTCAAACTCCATTCTTTTTTGTTAATGATTTGTTGGTTAACGATAATAAGCTTTATGCCGGCGGATATTTTACCAGTATGGGCGGATCGAATGCAAATTATATTGCGGCCTGGGACGGGAATTCATGGTCAGCACTTGGAACGAGTCCAGATAATACTGTGCAGACAATTCATGCGATAGGAACGGATATTTATGCCAGCGGTAATTTTTTTAATGCCGGCGGAGTTCCCGCTACTTTTATTGCAAGATGGGATGGTGTATCCTGGCATCCGCTCGCAAATGGAGGTGTCTTGTGCAATGCGATGGCAAACATAGGAAATGATTTATATGCCGGTGGTTCATTTACATTAATTAACGGAGGAACCGTTTCGGTTAATGGTCTGGCAAGATGGGATGGAAGTAATTGGTTCGATGTTGGAGGTGGTGTCAGCGTAAGTTCTGGAAGTTCTGCTGTGTATGCACTGGCAGTTAGAAACAATGAATTAATTGTCGGAGGAAATTTTACAATGGCAGGCTCAATCCCTGCAAATAATATTGCAATATGGAATGGTTCACAGTGGTCTGCATTAGGTGATGGACTGAATGGACAGGTAAGAGCAATTCTGGTTAATGGTGATGATATTTATGCCGGTGGACAATTTACAATTGCTGGAGGAGACGCGGCATTTTCAATTGCAAAGTGGGATGGTTCTGATTGGCAGCCATTGGGAAAAGGAATTCACCAGGCAAATAATTTTATAGCCACTGCGACGGTCTATTCACTCAAAGCCACTCCTGAAGGATTATTTGTGGGAGGACAGTTTACTCACGCTGGTGATAAGTACTCGAATATGATAGCACTTTACACAGACTTTACAACGGATATTAAGGAAGTCGAAAATCAAGTTCCTTTAGAATGTCGACTTGAACAAAACTATCCCAATCCATTTAACCCAAGTACAACAATTCAGTTCTCAATTCCTGAACAATCATTTGTAAAGCTTGAAGTGTTTAATACACTGGGAGAAAAAATATCAACGCTTGTTTCGGAGGAACTGAATGCGGGAAATTATACGTATGAGTGGAATGCCGAGAAACTATCAAGCGGGATTTATTATTATAAATTATCCGCCAATGAATTTTCTAAAGCGAATAAAATGATTTTGCTTAAGTGA
- a CDS encoding T9SS type A sorting domain-containing protein: protein MIKKILSIVFSYTLLGLLCFSFAQTQPWKKLQSPVTGTLRFLSFADSLNGWAAGEAGTIIRTADGGDSWEIQNSTLQTFIMDIFFADKNYGWALTIRDVFPFNSVLLKTTDGGNEWVANNLPDSLGIVRTIFFFDSLSGFAGGSDILYTSDGGDTWTEVEIDSNMVSDFPIHKFKFFNRQFGYACGGRIDVAGVVWKTTNYGLNWVARGISVDEIFDIFILDSLNAITLSGDPEGFFPIANIKTTDAGETWNFQELSFFGLSFAIDFRTYNEGWSASGYKFLRTTDHGNSWNEFETPDSTTIYDLQFTDARNGFAAGENGTIIKYTSPPDTSIYTPNEIVLNQNFPNPFHSKTLISYELPENGEIILKIFDILGKEVAVLVNDYKPAGKYEIEFDAHSHSGDVRNLPAGRQGLASGIYFYQMRVGEFVQTKKMVYLK from the coding sequence ATGATTAAAAAGATTTTATCGATAGTATTCAGTTATACTCTTTTGGGACTGTTGTGTTTTTCTTTTGCGCAGACACAGCCGTGGAAAAAGTTGCAGTCACCTGTAACCGGAACTCTGCGGTTTCTCTCATTTGCAGATAGCCTCAACGGATGGGCTGCCGGCGAAGCCGGAACTATTATTCGAACAGCGGATGGTGGAGATAGCTGGGAAATTCAAAACAGTACCCTCCAAACTTTTATAATGGATATTTTCTTCGCTGATAAAAATTACGGCTGGGCATTAACTATTCGTGATGTGTTCCCCTTTAATTCAGTTTTGCTGAAAACTACGGATGGTGGTAATGAGTGGGTAGCAAACAACCTTCCCGATTCGCTGGGAATAGTTAGAACAATTTTTTTCTTTGATTCGCTCAGTGGTTTCGCCGGCGGTTCTGATATTTTGTACACATCTGATGGTGGAGACACGTGGACAGAAGTAGAAATTGATTCGAATATGGTTTCAGATTTCCCAATTCACAAGTTTAAGTTTTTTAACCGTCAGTTTGGTTATGCCTGCGGTGGGCGAATTGATGTAGCCGGGGTTGTCTGGAAAACAACAAATTACGGATTGAACTGGGTTGCGAGGGGAATTAGTGTTGACGAAATCTTCGACATTTTCATACTTGATTCACTGAACGCAATAACACTTTCAGGAGATCCCGAAGGATTCTTCCCCATCGCAAATATTAAAACCACTGATGCCGGGGAAACCTGGAATTTTCAGGAACTTTCATTTTTCGGACTCTCATTTGCAATTGATTTCAGAACTTACAACGAAGGATGGTCAGCTTCCGGTTATAAATTTTTACGTACAACTGATCATGGCAATTCCTGGAATGAATTTGAAACTCCCGATAGCACCACTATCTATGATTTGCAATTTACTGATGCGAGAAACGGTTTTGCTGCCGGAGAGAACGGGACCATTATAAAATACACTTCTCCACCTGATACCTCAATCTATACTCCCAATGAAATTGTGCTCAATCAGAATTTTCCAAACCCGTTTCATTCCAAAACATTAATAAGTTATGAACTCCCTGAAAATGGAGAAATAATTTTGAAGATCTTTGATATTCTCGGGAAGGAAGTTGCCGTGCTCGTTAATGATTACAAGCCAGCTGGTAAATATGAAATTGAATTCGACGCCCACAGTCATTCCGGCGATGTCCGGAACCTGCCTGCCGGTAGGCAAGGTCTGGCATCCGGAATCTATTTTTATCAAATGAGAGTCGGAGAATTCGTGCAAACAAAAAAGATGGTGTATTTAAAATAA
- a CDS encoding HEAT repeat domain-containing protein — MKRHTILFAVFLFLLFSFQILPQETANPNSSEMEACFKTLQQGLASDNLGVQAGCAYMVGELCCQRSVVCLLKLLRSSPSEELRILAALSLYKIGDSRGIYAIKQAIRFDESERVSRLCEKFYRAYLQNNVASEMLVAAK; from the coding sequence ATGAAAAGGCATACTATACTTTTCGCGGTTTTCTTGTTCCTGCTTTTCTCTTTCCAGATTCTCCCACAGGAAACAGCAAATCCGAATTCTTCCGAAATGGAAGCTTGTTTTAAAACGCTTCAACAAGGACTGGCTTCTGACAATCTTGGAGTGCAGGCGGGTTGTGCATATATGGTTGGCGAACTATGCTGTCAGAGAAGTGTTGTTTGTTTATTGAAATTATTGCGCAGTTCCCCGTCTGAGGAATTAAGAATCCTCGCTGCATTATCTCTTTACAAGATCGGAGACTCCCGCGGAATATATGCAATCAAGCAGGCAATACGTTTTGATGAGAGCGAAAGAGTCAGTCGATTATGTGAAAAATTCTACCGGGCGTATTTACAAAATAATGTTGCGTCCGAAATGCTGGTGGCAGCAAAATAA
- a CDS encoding flavodoxin family protein: MKKALIIVQNKDNTTRKFGQEIADFLLNRGLAAELIPINSFEPKKLEGADYLLLSGWSNGILFSRTDNEWVNFVKRLPTLNGIKTALFATYKIFPGSMLRIMKRYLREKTDNLSFTLKSSDGTLSVSDKLDLNDFIR, translated from the coding sequence ATGAAAAAGGCATTGATAATAGTACAGAACAAAGACAATACGACCAGAAAATTCGGACAGGAGATTGCAGATTTTCTGCTTAACAGAGGTCTAGCTGCCGAGCTTATTCCAATCAACAGCTTTGAGCCAAAAAAGCTTGAAGGGGCTGATTATCTGTTATTGAGCGGCTGGAGCAACGGAATTTTATTTTCACGAACAGATAATGAATGGGTGAACTTTGTAAAGCGTCTGCCAACCCTTAATGGGATTAAAACTGCACTTTTTGCAACCTATAAAATCTTCCCTGGCAGTATGCTCAGAATTATGAAAAGATATCTTCGCGAAAAAACAGATAATTTATCCTTCACATTAAAGTCGAGCGACGGAACTCTTTCTGTATCCGATAAGCTGGATCTGAATGATTTTATAAGATAA
- a CDS encoding DUF4070 domain-containing protein, whose amino-acid sequence MKILLVYPETPSSFWSFKDALKFVAKKVAEPPLGLITVAALLPEDWEKKLIDMNISKLEDKQVLWADYVFLSGMNIQIKSFREVIRRCNSLGVKIVVGGPLATTQHQDFQGVDHFILNEAEITLPLFLEDLKNGNPKHVYSSQEFPDITKSPAPLWELLNIKKYASLSLQYSRGCPYDCDFCSITMLNGRNPRTKTEVQFIGELERIYELGYRGPISVVDDNFIGNKRKLKDDLLPQLIEWSKKKKYPFSFITEVTVNLADDEVLMDMMTEAGFNSIFVGIETPSSESLIECGKSHNLKRNLVESVLKLQEKGFIVSGGFIVGFDSDTPNVFQDQIDFIQKSGIVSAMVGLLNAPSGTKLFKKLQNENRLLDVFSGNNMDGQMNFIPKMNYRELMNGYSKIIKTIYSQKEYYLRVRHFLNNYRLPSWNKNKIKLKEVRAFMMLLWLLGTLEKGKKYFWKLVAFSLFRHPNKFPIAMTMAVYGYHYRRIAAKI is encoded by the coding sequence ATGAAAATACTTTTAGTTTACCCTGAAACACCATCGTCATTCTGGAGCTTTAAAGATGCCCTAAAGTTTGTAGCAAAAAAAGTTGCTGAGCCACCTCTTGGTTTAATTACGGTTGCAGCATTGCTGCCGGAGGATTGGGAGAAAAAACTTATCGATATGAATATTTCAAAACTTGAAGATAAGCAAGTTCTCTGGGCAGATTATGTTTTTCTCAGCGGGATGAATATTCAGATAAAATCATTCAGAGAAGTTATACGACGTTGCAATTCTCTCGGAGTAAAAATTGTGGTCGGCGGCCCGCTTGCAACTACCCAGCATCAGGATTTTCAGGGAGTTGATCATTTTATTTTAAATGAAGCCGAAATTACTCTTCCTCTTTTTCTGGAAGATTTAAAGAACGGAAATCCGAAACACGTTTACTCCTCTCAAGAATTTCCTGATATAACTAAATCACCGGCGCCATTGTGGGAATTGCTCAACATAAAAAAATATGCTTCGCTATCATTGCAGTATTCAAGAGGGTGTCCGTACGATTGCGATTTCTGCAGTATAACAATGCTCAATGGCAGAAATCCGAGAACTAAAACAGAAGTGCAATTCATTGGTGAGCTTGAAAGAATTTACGAGCTTGGTTACCGCGGACCAATTTCTGTGGTTGACGATAACTTTATTGGCAACAAAAGAAAATTAAAGGATGATCTTCTTCCGCAACTAATTGAATGGTCAAAGAAGAAAAAGTATCCGTTCAGTTTTATTACAGAAGTAACAGTAAATCTCGCTGATGATGAAGTGTTAATGGATATGATGACTGAAGCAGGATTCAACAGCATCTTTGTTGGGATAGAAACACCAAGCAGTGAGAGCCTGATAGAATGCGGAAAGTCACACAATCTGAAACGAAATCTTGTTGAATCTGTTTTAAAACTTCAGGAAAAAGGATTTATTGTTTCCGGTGGTTTTATTGTCGGTTTCGACAGCGATACCCCGAATGTTTTCCAGGATCAGATTGACTTTATTCAAAAAAGTGGAATCGTTTCAGCGATGGTCGGATTGCTAAACGCTCCAAGCGGAACAAAACTTTTCAAAAAACTTCAGAATGAAAACAGGCTTCTCGATGTCTTCAGTGGAAACAATATGGATGGTCAAATGAATTTTATCCCGAAGATGAATTACCGGGAGCTTATGAATGGTTACTCTAAAATTATAAAGACAATTTATTCACAAAAAGAATATTATCTCCGCGTCAGACACTTTCTGAATAATTACAGGCTCCCGTCATGGAACAAGAATAAAATCAAGCTGAAAGAAGTGCGTGCATTTATGATGCTACTATGGCTTCTGGGAACTCTGGAAAAAGGGAAAAAGTATTTCTGGAAGTTGGTTGCTTTCAGTCTGTTCAGACATCCCAATAAATTCCCAATTGCGATGACGATGGCTGTATATGGATATCATTACAGAAGAATTGCTGCAAAAATTTAG
- a CDS encoding HAMP domain-containing histidine kinase, translating to MRGKHSLFYHILIFIIAQLVWLSLLGIWIYWYVSNYIVFEKVGDQVSPQLIYDVQNALPFILGLVLLIGLSFTTSLIFRHLNVQLRITELYDNFIGNVTHELKSPLSSIQLYLETLKHRNVSPEKAKQFVDLMIKDTDRLQRLINSILEISAQEKKKLAQDFQVFKAFVVVKELIEEACEKFRVEKESCIITGDTNCQIAASGEALKVVFDNLVDNAVKYSTKTTKIDVSINCNSKKVLIDFTDNGIGITSKEQKKIFNKFYRIYNKEIPNVKGTGLGLYRVREIIKAHGGKISVSSEGENKGSTFKIELPAYDALSKRQLKRFLVTEK from the coding sequence ATGAGAGGGAAACACTCTCTTTTTTATCACATCCTGATTTTTATAATCGCACAGCTTGTCTGGCTGTCTTTATTAGGAATATGGATTTACTGGTATGTTTCAAACTATATTGTCTTTGAAAAAGTCGGCGACCAGGTTTCACCGCAGCTGATATACGACGTTCAAAATGCACTTCCATTCATACTCGGATTAGTACTTCTCATCGGTTTATCTTTTACAACATCATTAATATTCCGGCATCTTAATGTCCAACTGAGAATAACAGAACTCTATGACAACTTTATCGGCAACGTCACGCACGAACTTAAATCACCTCTTTCTTCCATTCAATTATATCTTGAAACATTGAAGCACAGAAATGTTTCGCCAGAAAAAGCCAAACAGTTTGTTGATCTTATGATAAAGGATACTGATCGCCTGCAGCGACTCATTAATTCAATCCTTGAAATATCGGCACAGGAAAAGAAAAAACTTGCGCAGGATTTCCAGGTGTTTAAGGCATTTGTAGTTGTGAAGGAACTAATAGAAGAAGCCTGTGAAAAATTTCGTGTTGAGAAAGAATCCTGCATCATTACCGGAGACACAAACTGTCAGATAGCTGCATCGGGAGAGGCATTAAAAGTTGTGTTCGATAATCTTGTTGACAATGCTGTGAAGTATTCGACAAAGACAACAAAAATCGATGTGTCAATAAACTGCAACAGCAAAAAAGTTTTAATTGATTTTACTGATAACGGCATAGGAATAACTTCAAAAGAGCAGAAAAAAATATTCAACAAGTTTTACAGAATTTACAACAAAGAGATCCCCAATGTAAAAGGCACCGGACTCGGGCTTTACAGAGTCAGAGAAATTATTAAAGCACATGGCGGGAAAATCTCAGTTTCGAGTGAGGGGGAAAACAAAGGTTCAACGTTTAAAATTGAATTACCAGCGTACGATGCGCTCAGCAAAAGGCAATTAAAGAGATTTTTAGTTACTGAAAAATAA
- a CDS encoding response regulator transcription factor encodes MTDDFKGSRILLVEDEETLAVGLEYNLSEEGYIVQWAKNGREAVELFKKEKFDLIILDIMLPYLNGFEVSATIRKSDPQIPILMLTAKTESGDKVKGLEKGADDYMTKPFHLQELLLRVKGMLKRKAWYKHSYENQSVYNFGSNKINFESLICHNGKEEIRLTPQEAMLLKYLIERKGQIVTRKELLENVWHLNADIETRTVDIFIARLRKYFEVDPANPVYFKSIRGAGYMFEEN; translated from the coding sequence ATGACAGATGATTTTAAAGGCAGCAGAATTTTACTGGTTGAAGATGAAGAAACTCTTGCAGTCGGATTAGAATATAATTTATCTGAAGAAGGATACATTGTTCAGTGGGCAAAGAACGGAAGAGAAGCGGTTGAACTATTTAAAAAAGAAAAATTCGATTTGATAATTCTCGATATAATGCTTCCGTATCTTAATGGTTTTGAAGTTTCCGCAACAATTCGTAAATCCGACCCGCAAATACCAATTCTGATGCTTACAGCAAAAACTGAATCCGGTGATAAAGTGAAGGGACTTGAGAAAGGCGCAGATGATTATATGACAAAGCCTTTCCATTTGCAGGAACTTTTACTTCGGGTGAAGGGAATGTTAAAGCGTAAAGCCTGGTACAAGCACTCATACGAAAACCAATCTGTTTATAACTTCGGTTCAAATAAAATCAATTTTGAATCTTTGATTTGCCATAACGGAAAAGAGGAAATACGACTTACACCTCAGGAAGCGATGCTCTTAAAATATCTGATTGAGAGAAAAGGACAAATTGTTACAAGGAAAGAACTATTGGAGAATGTATGGCATCTCAATGCCGATATTGAAACCCGAACAGTAGATATTTTTATTGCAAGACTGAGAAAGTATTTTGAAGTCGATCCTGCAAATCCGGTTTATTTCAAAAGTATCCGTGGTGCGGGATACATGTTCGAGGAAAATTGA
- a CDS encoding RNA-binding protein yields the protein MKIFVGNLSRDVNEQELTTLFAEHGSVSNVRIARDISNQMSRGFAFVEMVRKVEGKKALKSLNDFELRGKRIIVNEAKQGRDRNSAGGGKNFGRR from the coding sequence ATGAAAATATTTGTCGGAAATTTATCTCGCGATGTAAATGAACAGGAACTCACAACACTATTTGCAGAGCATGGAAGTGTTAGTAATGTCCGTATAGCTCGGGATATTTCTAACCAGATGTCCAGGGGATTTGCTTTTGTGGAAATGGTTCGAAAGGTTGAGGGTAAAAAGGCGTTAAAATCCCTGAATGATTTTGAACTCAGGGGAAAGAGAATAATTGTTAACGAAGCAAAACAGGGGCGCGATAGAAATAGTGCGGGCGGCGGAAAAAATTTTGGCAGAAGGTGA
- a CDS encoding RNA-binding protein has product MNIYVGNLAQDVKDEELKDLFAQHGRVDSVKIIRDMFTQTSKGFGFVEMPGKAEAQKALTELNTFEFKGKKIIVNEARPQRERGGGGRRR; this is encoded by the coding sequence ATGAATATCTACGTAGGCAATCTAGCACAAGATGTTAAAGATGAAGAATTAAAAGATCTTTTCGCTCAGCACGGAAGAGTTGATAGTGTAAAAATTATCCGTGATATGTTCACACAGACATCCAAAGGCTTTGGGTTTGTTGAAATGCCCGGAAAAGCAGAGGCTCAAAAAGCTTTGACCGAATTAAACACATTTGAATTTAAAGGGAAGAAAATTATTGTTAACGAAGCAAGGCCGCAGAGAGAAAGAGGCGGCGGCGGTAGAAGAAGATAA
- a CDS encoding sigma-70 family RNA polymerase sigma factor, whose product MKLTRQLTNRENKSLDQYFQEIGKYELISSEEEVELAIKIRNGDMEAKDRLVRANLRFVVSVAKMYQNQGLSLGDLINEGNIGLVKAAQRFDETRGFKFISYAVWWVRQGIMSAIADQSRVVRLPLNRVGNLSRLSKVYRDLEQELERKPTTEELAKILEISADEVAYILQIASRQVSVDAPLSSGDENKSTLMDVLYNEELPMPDAELMHDSLKKEVENMLSMLDTREAEVIRLSFGIGSNQKATLEEIGERFNLTRERIRQIKEKALRKLRSSKRSHKLKEYLG is encoded by the coding sequence TTGAAATTAACGCGTCAATTAACAAACCGAGAAAACAAATCATTAGACCAGTATTTTCAGGAAATAGGGAAATATGAACTCATTTCATCTGAAGAAGAAGTTGAACTAGCCATCAAAATACGCAATGGTGATATGGAAGCTAAAGACAGATTAGTGAGAGCTAATCTTCGTTTTGTAGTTTCAGTTGCAAAAATGTACCAGAACCAAGGTCTCTCTCTTGGTGATTTGATTAATGAAGGCAACATTGGTCTTGTGAAAGCCGCCCAGCGTTTTGATGAGACAAGAGGATTTAAGTTTATTTCTTATGCAGTCTGGTGGGTAAGACAGGGAATAATGTCCGCCATAGCTGATCAGTCAAGGGTGGTTCGGCTTCCGCTTAACCGTGTTGGAAATTTAAGCAGGCTCAGCAAAGTTTACAGAGATCTTGAACAGGAACTTGAGAGAAAGCCAACTACGGAAGAACTGGCTAAAATTCTTGAAATCTCCGCTGATGAAGTTGCGTACATTCTTCAGATTGCAAGCAGACAGGTTTCAGTTGATGCCCCCCTAAGCAGCGGCGATGAGAACAAATCCACACTGATGGATGTTTTATATAACGAAGAGCTTCCGATGCCGGACGCAGAATTGATGCACGACTCTCTTAAAAAAGAAGTTGAAAATATGTTATCAATGCTTGACACACGGGAAGCAGAAGTAATACGGCTTTCATTCGGAATTGGAAGCAACCAGAAAGCAACATTGGAAGAAATTGGAGAGAGATTCAATCTGACAAGGGAACGAATAAGACAAATCAAAGAGAAAGCCCTCAGAAAACTCAGGTCCTCCAAAAGAAGCCACAAGCTCAAAGAATATCTTGGTTAA
- a CDS encoding fatty acid desaturase, with translation MNLRLKEKADIKSLIYILITTTLFIVQWVWIGVNPFLYTWFLFMSVSVAVMTHNHNHLPMWRSKIMNVLTDWWLTVFYGFPIFAWIPTHNKNHHRYNNREGDDSITYRVSEKNNFLTLISYPTISGYYQQRAIMAYLKEMKANNREKFWISISQYFVLGIWIAATLLIDWEKALLFVIIPQQVSLFSVLIFNYVQHVHADEESEWNHSRNFTGFLNFLLFNNGYHTIHHHKAGLHWYKSPAAHKEIEKNINPLLLERSFWWYIFRSYFLSVFIPKHRTNSMRLERIRQTELAFVKAEAKVSSIVG, from the coding sequence ATGAATCTAAGGCTCAAAGAAAAGGCTGATATTAAAAGCCTTATTTATATTTTAATTACAACAACTTTGTTTATTGTACAGTGGGTGTGGATTGGGGTTAATCCGTTTCTATACACCTGGTTTTTATTTATGTCAGTTTCGGTTGCAGTTATGACTCACAACCATAACCATCTTCCAATGTGGCGATCAAAAATAATGAACGTGCTTACAGATTGGTGGCTGACCGTTTTTTATGGTTTCCCGATTTTTGCATGGATCCCGACTCACAATAAAAATCACCATCGTTATAACAACCGCGAAGGCGATGACTCCATTACGTACAGGGTTAGTGAAAAAAATAATTTTCTAACTCTTATTTCATATCCAACTATCAGCGGGTATTACCAGCAAAGGGCGATAATGGCTTATCTAAAGGAGATGAAAGCTAACAACAGAGAAAAATTCTGGATAAGTATTTCACAATATTTTGTTCTTGGTATATGGATCGCGGCCACACTTTTAATCGATTGGGAGAAAGCATTACTCTTTGTAATAATTCCTCAGCAAGTATCTCTTTTCAGCGTTCTGATATTTAATTATGTGCAGCACGTTCACGCTGATGAAGAATCCGAGTGGAATCATTCCAGAAATTTTACAGGCTTCTTAAATTTTCTATTATTCAATAACGGATACCACACTATCCACCATCACAAAGCAGGACTTCACTGGTACAAATCTCCTGCTGCACACAAAGAAATTGAAAAAAACATAAACCCTCTTCTTCTTGAAAGAAGCTTTTGGTGGTATATTTTTAGAAGTTATTTTTTATCAGTCTTCATTCCCAAACACCGCACAAATTCAATGAGACTGGAAAGAATTAGGCAAACCGAATTGGCATTTGTCAAGGCTGAGGCTAAAGTTTCCAGCATTGTTGGATGA